From Yersinia hibernica, a single genomic window includes:
- a CDS encoding MurR/RpiR family transcriptional regulator, whose amino-acid sequence MNNPTQLSLLQDQIRHRYETLSKRLKQVARYILDNSNSIAFDTVASIAAQASVPPSTLIRFANAFGFSGFNEMKQVFRQHLMEETVNYTERARLFRQTSTDGNTAPEKPAEILNVFTMVNAQALQQLAVQTSADQLDKAVELLNNAENIYVIGLRRSFSVASYLTYALRHLERRAFLIDGLGGMFAEQLSMVKPKDVVIAISYSPYAQEALELVELGAKSGAQQIAITDSQVSPLAAFSDVCFVVREAQVDGFRSQVASMCLAQTLAVSLALNNAKE is encoded by the coding sequence ATGAATAACCCGACTCAATTATCATTGTTACAAGACCAGATTCGTCATCGTTATGAGACGTTAAGCAAACGCTTAAAACAAGTTGCCCGTTATATATTGGATAACAGTAATAGCATTGCATTTGATACAGTTGCCTCCATTGCGGCTCAAGCTAGCGTGCCACCATCAACATTAATTCGGTTTGCAAATGCCTTTGGTTTCAGTGGGTTTAACGAAATGAAACAGGTATTTCGTCAGCACTTGATGGAGGAAACCGTTAACTATACTGAACGGGCGCGATTGTTCCGCCAAACCTCAACTGATGGTAATACTGCGCCAGAGAAACCGGCAGAAATATTGAATGTATTCACAATGGTGAATGCGCAAGCTCTGCAACAACTGGCAGTACAAACCAGTGCAGATCAGTTGGATAAAGCTGTTGAGCTGTTGAATAACGCTGAAAATATTTATGTTATTGGTCTGCGGCGCTCTTTCAGTGTGGCTTCTTATCTGACTTATGCATTACGTCATTTAGAGCGCAGAGCCTTTCTGATTGATGGGCTGGGTGGAATGTTCGCTGAACAACTGAGCATGGTAAAACCCAAAGACGTGGTTATTGCCATCAGTTACTCACCTTATGCACAAGAAGCATTAGAACTGGTTGAGTTGGGTGCGAAAAGTGGTGCCCAGCAAATAGCCATTACTGATAGTCAAGTCAGCCCATTAGCGGCTTTCAGCGATGTTTGTTTTGTGGTGAGAGAAGCACAAGTTGACGGATTCCGCTCCCAAGTTGCTTCTATGTGCCTAGCGCAAACTTTGGCAGTTTCGTTGGCGCTCAATAACGCAAAAGAGTAA